A stretch of DNA from Terriglobia bacterium:
TTCGAGTTCAAAGCGATGTCGTACGATAACACCGGTGCGCTGGGCGCTTCGACGTGGCGGCATGTGGCCTTTATCGAGAAACCCGCCGCTTTACCCGTACAGGATGGGTTCGCCGACTTTTCGTGGCTGATGATGTCCGACGTCTGTAAGCACTGCCAGCGGGCGGGGTGTCTCGAAGCGTGTCCGACGGGAGCGATTGTGCGGACGGAGTTCGATACGGTCTTTGTGCAGCCGGATGTCTGCAACGGCTGCGGTTACTGTGTAACGGCCTGTCCGTTCGGTGTGATCGACCGGCGCGAGGATGACGGACTGGCCTGGAAATGTACGATGTGTTACGACCGGCTGAAGGAAGATATGACGCCCGCTTGCGCGAAGGCCTGCCCGACGGAATCGATTGTGTTTGGGGATCTCGACGAGCTTCGCACCAGAGCCCGGCGGCGTGTCACGGAGCTGCATGGAAAAGGATTGACGGAGGCGTATCTCTATGGCGCCGATCCGGAAAGCCAGCCCGGCACGGAAGGCTTGAATGCATTCTTCCTGCTGCTCGACAGGCCGGAGGCATATAACCTGCCGCCCGATCCGGTTGTACCGACAAAAAAAGCCGCGGAGAGCTGGGCGTCGCTGGCGCTTGCCGGCGCGGCGATGATCGTGGCGACCGCGGCGTGCGTTTTGGCGGGGGTCCGGCAATGAGTGATGCTGTAGTCACCTACTACGACGAACCGCTGCTGAAGAAGCCGGTGTGGCTGTGGTCGATTCCCACCTATTTCTATTTGGGAGCCGCCGCTGGAGCGTCTCTGGCATTGGGCGCTGCCGCCCAGGTGATGCGCGCGGGTTCTCCGGAACTGGTGCGGCGGTGCCGCTGGATCGGTCTGGCCGGCGTCAGCGCGGGAACCGTGCTGCTGATTTACGATCTCGGCCGGCCTTCGCGTTTCCTCAACATGCTGCGGGTGTTCCGGCCGACATCGCCGATGAATGTCGGGTCGTGGCTGCTGTCGGCGACCGGATCGCTGGCGGGACTTTCGGTGGTTGCAGGTGGAGCGATA
This window harbors:
- a CDS encoding 4Fe-4S dicluster domain-containing protein, which translates into the protein MGSKGFFTDTTICIGCKACEVACKQWNQLPDDGFEFKAMSYDNTGALGASTWRHVAFIEKPAALPVQDGFADFSWLMMSDVCKHCQRAGCLEACPTGAIVRTEFDTVFVQPDVCNGCGYCVTACPFGVIDRREDDGLAWKCTMCYDRLKEDMTPACAKACPTESIVFGDLDELRTRARRRVTELHGKGLTEAYLYGADPESQPGTEGLNAFFLLLDRPEAYNLPPDPVVPTKKAAESWASLALAGAAMIVATAACVLAGVRQ